The following are encoded together in the Acinetobacter radioresistens DSM 6976 = NBRC 102413 = CIP 103788 genome:
- a CDS encoding LysR family transcriptional regulator: MNLAAFEAFVKVMETGSISQAAEQLFITQPAVTKRIHSLEDYFGVKLFESAGRGVQATHAAHSLLPKVKNWLNELGDIHHTLSHEQSQVQGRLKIGTSHHIGLHHLPHHLKKYVQQFPDVTLDVHFVDSEQAHEQVLAGDLELAFLTLPPQGDSRLNYSTIWNDPLVFVAAPFHPLAQRSNLKLEDLIAYPSLLPSIQTYTSQITLAEFEKKGLKPKITMSNNPLESIRMLVSIGLGWSVLPQNLINQDLQRLNIPLEMSRKLGLVWHPGRSQSRAMLELIDMMDTEIKI; encoded by the coding sequence ATGAATCTTGCCGCCTTCGAAGCTTTTGTCAAGGTAATGGAAACTGGTTCCATTTCCCAAGCTGCCGAACAACTATTTATCACCCAGCCTGCGGTGACCAAACGTATCCACAGTCTGGAGGATTACTTCGGAGTTAAACTTTTTGAATCTGCGGGACGAGGTGTACAGGCGACTCATGCGGCCCACTCTCTCTTGCCTAAAGTCAAAAACTGGTTAAATGAGTTAGGTGATATCCACCATACTTTGAGTCATGAACAAAGTCAGGTGCAGGGACGCCTAAAAATTGGCACCAGTCATCACATCGGACTGCATCACTTACCCCATCATTTGAAAAAATATGTACAACAATTTCCAGATGTGACCCTGGATGTACATTTTGTTGACTCTGAACAGGCACACGAACAGGTGCTCGCGGGCGATCTGGAACTGGCATTTTTAACCTTGCCGCCACAGGGAGATAGTCGCCTGAATTACAGTACCATCTGGAATGATCCTTTGGTTTTTGTAGCCGCACCTTTTCACCCACTCGCCCAGCGCAGTAACTTAAAGCTGGAAGACCTGATTGCCTATCCGAGCCTGCTACCTTCAATTCAGACCTATACCAGCCAGATTACGCTTGCAGAATTTGAAAAGAAGGGATTAAAACCCAAAATCACAATGAGCAATAATCCTTTAGAATCAATCCGCATGCTGGTTTCAATCGGTCTAGGTTGGTCCGTCCTGCCACAAAATCTGATTAATCAGGATTTACAACGCCTGAATATTCCGCTGGAAATGAGCCGTAAACTGGGTCTGGTATGGCACCCGGGGCGCAGCCAGTCCAGAGCCATGCTGGAACTGATCGACATGATGGATACAGAAATAAAAATATAG
- a CDS encoding RNA pyrophosphohydrolase, translating into MIDSEGFRPNVGIILANDDGQVLWAKRIGHNAWQFPQGGIQFGETPEQALYRELREEVGLLPEHVEIIAQTKGWLRYRLPHRYIRSDSEPVCIGQKQKWFLLKLVASSEHIQLDLSNPPEFDQWQWVSYWYPLGQVVNFKRDVYRRAMMELCMQLPQQPS; encoded by the coding sequence ATGATCGACTCAGAAGGTTTCCGACCGAATGTCGGGATCATTTTGGCAAACGATGATGGACAGGTGTTATGGGCAAAACGCATTGGACACAATGCATGGCAATTTCCACAAGGAGGGATCCAGTTTGGAGAAACCCCTGAGCAGGCACTTTATCGTGAACTGAGAGAAGAAGTCGGCTTATTGCCTGAACACGTTGAAATTATTGCGCAGACTAAAGGCTGGCTGCGTTATCGTTTGCCACACCGGTACATCCGCTCCGATTCAGAGCCTGTATGTATCGGACAAAAGCAGAAGTGGTTTTTATTAAAACTAGTGGCCTCTTCCGAGCATATCCAGCTGGACCTGTCCAATCCGCCAGAATTCGACCAGTGGCAATGGGTCAGTTACTGGTATCCGCTCGGACAGGTGGTAAACTTTAAACGGGATGTTTACCGTAGGGCCATGATGGAATTGTGTATGCAGTTACCACAGCAGCCATCCTGA
- a CDS encoding HAD family hydrolase: MKLALFDLDHTLLNTDSDHSWGEFLVNEGLVDPVRHRQINDSFYEDYKAGQLDPIAYNEFVFEFLTKHDLPYLTELHERFMQKVIRAQMRPQGFETVKKHQALGHEIVGITATSDFITAPIFREFGITEIIATNAELIDHRYTGKVTGIACYQKGKLARLEQWLNGRTVTESWAYSDSINDRFLLEYASHAIAVNPDERLQALAEAQGWEIQDWSI, encoded by the coding sequence ATGAAATTGGCTTTATTTGATCTGGACCATACGCTCCTTAACACCGATTCTGACCATTCTTGGGGAGAATTTCTGGTCAATGAGGGACTGGTCGATCCGGTACGTCACCGTCAGATCAATGACAGCTTCTATGAAGACTATAAAGCTGGTCAGCTGGACCCGATTGCTTACAATGAATTTGTTTTTGAGTTTTTGACAAAACATGATTTACCTTACCTGACCGAATTGCATGAACGATTTATGCAAAAAGTTATTCGTGCACAAATGCGGCCTCAAGGGTTTGAAACTGTCAAAAAACATCAGGCATTGGGTCATGAAATTGTCGGGATTACCGCAACTTCAGACTTCATTACTGCGCCTATTTTCCGTGAATTCGGTATTACCGAGATTATTGCCACCAATGCAGAACTAATTGATCATCGGTATACTGGCAAGGTAACTGGAATAGCATGTTACCAGAAGGGTAAGCTGGCTCGTCTGGAACAATGGTTAAATGGCCGTACAGTAACCGAATCGTGGGCTTATTCGGACTCAATTAATGACCGGTTCTTGCTCGAATATGCAAGCCATGCTATTGCAGTCAATCCGGATGAGCGCTTGCAGGCCTTGGCCGAGGCACAGGGATGGGAAATTCAGGACTGGTCAATCTAA
- the leuC gene encoding 3-isopropylmalate dehydratase large subunit: MAGNQSAAKTLYDKLWDDHLVSQRDDGSCLLYIDRHLLHEVTSPQAFEGLQLAGRQPWRLSANVATPDHNVPTSKAERAQGIAGIADETSRIQVQTLDDNCKTFNIVEFGINDIRQGIVHVVGPEQGLTLPGMTVVCGDSHTATHGAFGCLAHGIGTSEVEHVLATQCLVQKKMKNMLIRVDGQLGQGVTPKDVVLAIIGKIGTAGGTGYAIEFGGQVFRDMSIEGRMTVCNMAIEAGARVGMVAVDEKTIEYVKGRNYAPQGTEWDQAVAYWNTLHSDSDAVFDTVVVLQGEEIEPQVSWGTSPEMVIPVSQAVPMLEQAKDDVQRNDWTRAYQYMGLNGGQPLAEIQLDRVFIGSCTNSRIEDIRAAAEVVKGRQVASSIKQAMVVPGSGLVKQQAEAEGLDRIFIEAGFEWREPGCSMCLAMNADKLQPGEHCASTSNRNFEGRQGNGGRTHLVSPAMAAAAAIAGHFVDVRSF; encoded by the coding sequence ATGGCAGGCAATCAATCAGCAGCAAAAACATTATATGACAAATTATGGGATGATCACTTGGTTTCCCAGCGGGATGATGGTTCATGTCTACTCTATATCGACCGTCATTTATTGCATGAAGTGACATCTCCGCAGGCTTTTGAGGGATTACAGCTAGCAGGCCGTCAACCTTGGCGCTTAAGTGCCAATGTTGCAACACCTGACCATAATGTACCTACCTCCAAGGCAGAGCGGGCACAGGGCATTGCCGGTATCGCAGATGAAACCTCACGAATTCAGGTGCAAACCCTAGATGACAACTGCAAGACATTTAATATTGTAGAATTTGGTATTAATGATATCCGTCAGGGAATTGTGCACGTAGTTGGGCCGGAGCAGGGTCTAACCTTACCAGGTATGACAGTAGTCTGTGGCGACTCACATACTGCAACTCATGGAGCATTTGGCTGTCTGGCTCACGGGATTGGTACATCAGAAGTTGAACATGTGCTGGCAACCCAGTGTCTGGTCCAGAAGAAAATGAAAAATATGCTGATTCGTGTCGATGGCCAGCTTGGTCAGGGTGTCACGCCAAAAGATGTAGTCCTGGCAATTATTGGCAAGATTGGTACCGCAGGTGGCACAGGCTATGCCATTGAATTTGGTGGTCAGGTTTTCCGTGACATGTCGATTGAAGGCCGTATGACTGTCTGCAATATGGCAATTGAGGCTGGTGCACGTGTAGGCATGGTCGCAGTCGATGAAAAAACTATTGAATACGTCAAAGGCCGTAATTATGCCCCGCAAGGTACAGAATGGGATCAGGCTGTGGCTTACTGGAATACCCTGCATTCGGATAGTGATGCAGTATTTGATACGGTAGTTGTATTACAGGGTGAAGAGATTGAACCACAGGTCTCATGGGGTACTTCACCTGAAATGGTTATTCCTGTATCGCAGGCTGTACCTATGTTAGAACAGGCTAAAGATGATGTACAACGCAATGACTGGACCCGTGCTTACCAGTATATGGGCTTAAATGGCGGACAGCCTTTGGCTGAAATCCAGCTGGACCGTGTCTTTATTGGTTCATGTACTAACTCCCGTATTGAAGATATCCGTGCAGCGGCAGAAGTTGTTAAAGGACGCCAGGTTGCATCAAGCATCAAACAGGCGATGGTGGTGCCGGGTTCTGGTTTGGTAAAACAGCAGGCTGAGGCCGAAGGTCTTGATAGAATCTTTATTGAAGCAGGTTTCGAATGGCGTGAACCGGGCTGTTCCATGTGCTTGGCTATGAATGCAGACAAGTTACAGCCAGGCGAACACTGTGCTTCTACTTCTAACCGTAACTTTGAAGGCCGTCAGGGCAATGGTGGACGTACTCATCTGGTAAGTCCAGCGATGGCAGCTGCTGCGGCAATTGCCGGTCATTTTGTTGATGTTCGTTCTTTCTAA
- the leuD gene encoding 3-isopropylmalate dehydratase small subunit — MKAYTVEQGIVAPLDRANVDTDLIIPKQFLKSIKRTGFGDNLFDELRYLDEGYPGQDNSVRPINPDFVLNQPRYQDAKILLARQNFGCGSSREHAPWALNEYGFRTVIAPSFADIFFNNCFKNGMLPVILPESVVDQLFQEVNTHEGYQLTVDLAAQQVCTPDGQSFSFEVDPFRKHCLLNGFDDIGLTLQDADLIREYEAKIQKSRPWVFNNIQG, encoded by the coding sequence ATGAAAGCATATACTGTTGAACAGGGAATCGTTGCGCCATTAGACCGTGCAAATGTTGATACTGATCTGATCATTCCAAAGCAGTTTTTAAAGTCCATCAAACGGACCGGTTTTGGTGATAACCTGTTTGATGAATTACGTTATCTGGATGAAGGCTATCCGGGTCAGGATAATTCAGTGCGTCCGATCAATCCGGATTTTGTCTTGAACCAGCCACGTTATCAGGATGCCAAAATTTTGTTGGCGCGTCAGAACTTTGGTTGTGGCTCCAGCCGTGAGCACGCACCTTGGGCGCTAAATGAATACGGCTTCCGTACCGTTATTGCGCCAAGCTTTGCTGATATTTTCTTTAATAACTGTTTTAAAAACGGCATGCTGCCGGTTATTTTACCTGAGTCAGTGGTCGATCAGTTATTTCAGGAAGTAAATACCCATGAAGGCTATCAGCTCACAGTAGACCTGGCCGCTCAGCAGGTGTGTACACCTGATGGTCAAAGCTTCAGTTTTGAGGTTGACCCGTTTCGCAAGCATTGTCTGTTAAACGGTTTTGATGATATCGGTCTGACTTTACAGGATGCAGATTTAATCCGTGAATATGAAGCGAAAATCCAAAAGTCACGTCCATGGGTTTTCAATAATATTCAAGGTTAA